Proteins encoded within one genomic window of Halodesulfurarchaeum formicicum:
- a CDS encoding Hsp20/alpha crystallin family protein, translating to MKPDPRALREVGRAIPETVLERMGRATSRVQEESPLPADILESDTAYRVILDAPGATASDVQVQVTDGTIEVRIDRFRPFNEGFEMLFPGRGLELDGQVPLPEGAIDADGTTATLTDHGTLVITVPKAPTPAAEDTDEPNETAA from the coding sequence ATGAAGCCCGACCCACGAGCCCTGCGTGAAGTGGGGCGTGCGATTCCCGAGACCGTCCTCGAACGGATGGGCCGAGCCACGAGTCGGGTCCAGGAGGAGTCCCCGCTTCCAGCCGACATTCTGGAGAGTGACACGGCCTATCGCGTGATCCTCGACGCCCCCGGTGCGACGGCCAGTGACGTCCAGGTCCAGGTGACCGACGGCACAATCGAGGTCCGTATCGATCGCTTCCGCCCCTTCAACGAGGGTTTCGAGATGCTGTTCCCGGGACGGGGGCTGGAACTCGACGGCCAGGTCCCGCTTCCCGAGGGCGCCATCGACGCCGACGGGACCACAGCCACGCTGACCGACCACGGAACGCTGGTCATCACGGTGCCGAAGGCCCCGACTCCCGCCGCGGAAGACACAGACGAGCCGAACGAGACGGCGGCGTAA
- a CDS encoding DUF7109 family protein yields the protein MELSGDELAGIVDQFGALPPAALRSGIEETAFRAGVELDAETVEEWIDEAKADFELLTVEHDEKTLIVPGPRAFPEVPEAASDLPHVLAEPTRTVPAAALESGIRARLDEAVAAAETPARANELVDVTYDAEAWAGIELADVRDRLLDLAEGES from the coding sequence ATGGAGCTGTCAGGCGACGAACTCGCCGGGATCGTCGACCAGTTCGGGGCCCTGCCCCCGGCCGCGCTCCGCTCGGGGATCGAGGAGACGGCTTTCCGGGCCGGTGTGGAACTCGATGCGGAGACCGTCGAGGAGTGGATCGACGAGGCGAAAGCGGACTTCGAACTGTTGACCGTCGAGCACGATGAGAAGACGCTGATCGTCCCGGGTCCCCGGGCCTTCCCCGAGGTTCCCGAGGCGGCCTCGGACCTGCCACACGTGCTGGCGGAGCCAACCCGCACGGTCCCGGCGGCAGCGCTGGAGTCGGGCATCCGGGCGCGACTGGACGAGGCCGTCGCGGCGGCCGAAACACCGGCGCGCGCAAACGAACTCGTCGACGTGACCTACGACGCGGAAGCCTGGGCCGGGATCGAACTGGCGGACGTTCGGGATCGGTTGCTCGATCTGGCGGAGGGGGAAAGCTAA
- a CDS encoding YkgJ family cysteine cluster protein translates to MERLEAALEFVRQLDPEPIARHLQEIGFECTRCGRCCSAADGEPHTATVFPDEVRAIQTETGDEWAEIARPMPFGIEDGTGETFEWALQTAPNGDCTFLTSEDDRTRCSIYGSRPLLCQTYPFSLSLPGTGVSEDAAVESAGRVRASACPGLGAELDAERARSMAERLKTRAVRELEETIALREQYQPVPDPEGVIVHDSEGAKYPDGTAFEGTRR, encoded by the coding sequence ATGGAGCGTCTGGAAGCCGCCCTGGAGTTCGTCCGGCAACTCGACCCGGAGCCGATCGCCCGGCACCTCCAGGAGATCGGATTCGAGTGCACGCGCTGTGGGCGCTGCTGTTCGGCCGCCGATGGGGAGCCCCACACTGCGACCGTGTTTCCCGACGAGGTGCGGGCTATCCAGACCGAGACCGGAGACGAGTGGGCGGAGATCGCGCGCCCCATGCCGTTCGGGATCGAGGACGGCACCGGTGAGACCTTCGAGTGGGCACTGCAGACGGCCCCGAACGGCGACTGTACGTTTCTGACGAGCGAGGACGACCGAACCAGGTGTTCGATCTACGGCAGCCGACCCCTGCTCTGTCAAACCTACCCGTTCAGCCTGTCCCTGCCCGGAACCGGCGTCTCCGAGGACGCGGCCGTCGAAAGCGCCGGGCGAGTCCGGGCCTCGGCCTGTCCCGGACTCGGGGCTGAGCTGGATGCCGAACGCGCCCGTTCGATGGCCGAGCGACTCAAAACGCGGGCGGTCAGGGAACTCGAGGAGACCATCGCGCTCCGGGAGCAGTACCAGCCGGTTCCGGATCCCGAGGGCGTGATCGTCCACGACTCGGAGGGGGCAAAGTATCCGGACGGAACGGCCTTCGAGGGCACCCGTCGGTGA
- a CDS encoding DUF7559 family protein — protein MPPTKEIKCTNPDCELDMFEVHYTYDMPDDTTVEDFACPYCGETDMLEELTV, from the coding sequence ATGCCCCCGACAAAGGAGATCAAGTGCACGAATCCCGACTGTGAACTGGACATGTTCGAGGTCCACTACACCTACGACATGCCCGATGACACCACCGTCGAGGATTTCGCCTGTCCGTACTGCGGGGAGACGGACATGCTGGAGGAACTCACCGTATGA
- a CDS encoding NUDIX hydrolase produces the protein MDLGPIADRDPTLVSNPQRAAAVLVPVIEGSGGPELLFIRRAADLAEHPGEMGFPGGGAEPIDGDRWETAVREAGEEIGLKPTEIEYTGRLDDVATTTGYTISPFVARVPQRIYEPVDGEVAAIASLPVSALYRAENHRFEPREHPEYGTVPVHHFRVDGYTIWGATARILTQLLSLSTDWTEPEPPAQPLGELIGD, from the coding sequence ATGGATCTCGGGCCCATCGCCGACCGCGATCCGACCCTCGTCTCGAATCCACAGCGGGCAGCAGCCGTGCTGGTCCCCGTAATAGAGGGTTCGGGCGGGCCGGAGTTGCTCTTCATCAGGCGGGCCGCGGACCTCGCGGAGCATCCCGGTGAGATGGGATTTCCGGGCGGGGGCGCCGAGCCGATCGACGGGGATCGCTGGGAGACGGCAGTGCGGGAGGCTGGCGAGGAGATCGGCCTAAAGCCCACGGAGATCGAGTACACGGGCCGACTGGACGACGTAGCCACGACGACCGGCTACACCATCTCGCCCTTCGTCGCCCGGGTGCCACAGCGGATCTATGAACCCGTCGATGGGGAGGTCGCGGCAATCGCGTCCCTCCCGGTGTCGGCGCTGTACCGGGCGGAGAATCACCGTTTCGAGCCTCGCGAGCATCCCGAGTACGGAACCGTGCCGGTCCATCACTTCCGGGTCGACGGGTACACGATCTGGGGCGCAACCGCCAGGATACTCACCCAGTTGCTGTCGCTGAGTACGGACTGGACCGAACCGGAACCGCCGGCCCAACCGCTCGGAGAACTGATCGGAGACTGA
- a CDS encoding MFS transporter — protein MQPPQTVDVERRRLQVFSSLLVLVFLVNFGRIVFAPLLDPFIRTFGVGEATVGMVATLAWMGSAVPRLPTGWLLTRFSRQRVILGTGLLLAGAASFTALAQSIWHIGLGAFLLGSSSGIYFIAANSLVSELFPDRVGRVIGIHGTASQVAAVVAPFLVAAAIAIYNWRLLFVGMAIAALLGTGWLVYTARRTELPDVGRGDRHLLRSVRNHWPIVLTAVAIIGATGFVWNGFFNFFVRYLVTTKSLSTGMAGAMLTLIFAAGVPAFFYAGRLADRLPQVSLMLGIITWFVGSLLVMTAVQGLLAITVATIALGLGMHSLLPVIDTYLLSSLPDADRSSAYAAYSATMMVIQASASVVVGTLIEAGYGFDQVYRSFSVVLVVVVVLLLGLHVTDRLPEGTT, from the coding sequence GTGCAGCCGCCGCAGACCGTCGACGTCGAGCGCCGCCGCCTGCAGGTCTTCTCGTCGCTTCTGGTGCTCGTTTTCCTGGTGAATTTCGGTCGGATCGTGTTCGCGCCCCTCCTCGACCCGTTCATCCGGACCTTCGGCGTCGGCGAGGCGACCGTCGGGATGGTCGCCACCCTCGCCTGGATGGGCAGTGCGGTCCCCCGCCTGCCGACGGGCTGGTTGCTGACCCGGTTCTCCCGCCAGCGAGTGATTTTGGGAACCGGCCTGCTGCTCGCCGGGGCCGCGAGTTTCACTGCGCTCGCCCAGTCGATCTGGCACATCGGGCTCGGGGCCTTCCTGCTGGGGTCCTCGAGTGGGATCTACTTCATCGCGGCGAACTCCCTGGTGAGCGAGCTATTCCCCGATCGGGTCGGTCGGGTCATCGGGATCCACGGGACTGCCTCCCAGGTGGCCGCGGTCGTCGCGCCGTTCCTCGTGGCCGCGGCCATCGCGATCTACAACTGGCGATTGCTCTTCGTCGGCATGGCGATCGCCGCCCTCCTGGGAACGGGCTGGCTGGTCTACACGGCTCGGCGGACAGAACTCCCCGACGTGGGTCGTGGGGATCGCCATCTCCTGCGCTCGGTTCGAAACCACTGGCCGATCGTCCTGACCGCGGTCGCGATCATCGGCGCGACTGGCTTCGTCTGGAACGGCTTTTTCAACTTCTTCGTGCGCTATCTCGTCACCACGAAGTCCCTCTCCACGGGGATGGCCGGGGCGATGTTGACTCTGATCTTCGCGGCGGGCGTGCCGGCCTTTTTCTATGCCGGGCGACTGGCCGACCGGCTCCCGCAAGTCTCGCTCATGCTCGGGATCATCACGTGGTTCGTCGGGTCCCTGCTCGTGATGACTGCCGTCCAGGGGCTCCTCGCGATCACGGTTGCGACCATCGCGCTGGGGCTGGGAATGCACAGTCTCCTCCCAGTCATCGATACCTACCTGCTCTCCTCGCTGCCCGACGCGGACCGCTCCAGCGCCTATGCGGCCTACAGCGCCACCATGATGGTGATCCAGGCCAGCGCCAGCGTCGTGGTCGGGACGCTGATCGAGGCGGGCTATGGTTTCGACCAGGTGTATCGCAGCTTCTCGGTCGTGCTGGTGGTCGTCGTCGTCCTCCTGCTCGGCCTGCACGTGACCGACCGGCTCCCGGAAGGGACAACGTGA
- a CDS encoding DUF7285 family protein: MFSSARRGQIEPLPALLAVAIFAIGISLYGVTLSGVPNPTGPEITDATVSATAETLGEGSTVVPARMDQLDGELPPDVGVTLRADGQVWEYNDPPADPDRTRIRHVLVRTATGEQPGLLRVSA; this comes from the coding sequence GTGTTCTCGTCGGCGCGTAGGGGCCAGATCGAGCCGCTTCCGGCCCTGCTGGCGGTCGCGATTTTCGCCATCGGGATCTCCCTGTACGGGGTCACCCTCTCCGGGGTCCCGAACCCGACTGGGCCCGAGATCACCGACGCCACGGTGTCGGCGACCGCCGAAACCCTTGGCGAAGGCTCGACGGTGGTGCCGGCACGGATGGATCAACTGGACGGCGAGCTTCCGCCGGATGTCGGCGTGACGCTCCGAGCCGACGGCCAGGTGTGGGAGTACAACGACCCGCCTGCAGATCCGGACCGAACACGGATTCGACACGTGCTCGTTCGCACGGCGACCGGGGAGCAGCCTGGCCTGCTCCGGGTGAGTGCATGA
- a CDS encoding DUF7286 family protein encodes MTFVADRRGRVPFAFIGAVLLLTSSLYAASVAPPATTEPIVDEVGSDAQIEARLALDTAIRDADRAAAAEPVLEPSPRGLGRALPENDTFEHALELRIAGAAETALQEAEAGRAGVKATVSLPPVRDHESARAALERVSIEPVTADRYRVTIRDLRVTVTRHDRPIDRFRYNETITMELPSLSLHDRTSRYEERLNAGLAQPGLARDLTARLFPIVWARGYAQYGGAPIQNVLANRHVELMANDAAVAQQAAVFGQADPAGRRGVSVAAMDVATRDAFTGAEEMLKSQVSKPRGDQKGAGEVEGSPSVSLPSVVDNEQSVDANHTADEAFLDYVAGHDGPGLESTVDDVYRADVRVETRSRPIDTERVAAEPPPSNGTYLGRTLHTDEWLADGHWESGHGSTLRTYEGQVIEERRVTKWWVQNGSLALTEAVDHTTHAVELTLSCRYQPPGIAPDRPDDRCPFGAEVREQLAEDGSDRLLSGSALSNRAQAAVDGDGESGWEPIDLDPPETVRNRAQRETGELRRAVRDISVSVETRSVASSTNPARKLRKAIAARRGALLETPASYDSAADRAVAATRQTYLDRLTDRLGDRTPKVQQAQAAFSDQLQSHAIPSEPPERSTPTRAPYVAGVDTGPAYLSADPPSATDPSIDVRNVNLFTVPYGDAADAVTEQVEGVGSREVTLRTAAQTLAAVDSRDSVSGREVRALRREVEGSVASATARYRSVLEAELGSHEADRVVTTATNRYPDTASRALAITDGRLARAIGDSLPAGVPSHERDRLRVALRVAGTEIQSESEVQVSQDLVEEARVAVESGSNPVVSETAKAAGEKVGTAAWEKATDSSVTKLPAGLPLLPMPGSWYATANAWTVSVRGSYEQVSVRTRRAAPGSAENGTVKYVREDSPVRLDLDRDGHPDRLGSNRAIDFEAQTGVVIVVPPGKTGVGDRGGDAIEESPGW; translated from the coding sequence ATGACGTTCGTCGCCGACCGCCGCGGACGGGTCCCCTTCGCGTTCATCGGGGCGGTCCTGCTCCTGACGAGTTCGCTTTATGCCGCCTCCGTGGCCCCGCCGGCCACAACCGAACCCATCGTCGATGAGGTGGGTAGCGACGCCCAGATCGAGGCCCGACTGGCCCTCGACACGGCGATTCGGGACGCCGATCGAGCGGCCGCGGCCGAACCGGTTCTCGAGCCGAGTCCGCGTGGACTGGGCCGGGCGCTCCCCGAGAACGACACCTTCGAACACGCCCTCGAACTTCGGATCGCGGGGGCGGCCGAGACGGCCCTACAGGAGGCCGAGGCGGGTCGGGCCGGCGTCAAAGCCACCGTCTCGCTGCCACCGGTCCGGGACCACGAGTCGGCCCGTGCGGCCCTGGAGCGTGTGTCTATCGAACCCGTCACGGCGGACCGCTATCGAGTAACGATCCGGGACCTGCGGGTGACTGTCACGCGACACGATCGGCCCATCGACCGGTTCCGGTACAACGAGACGATCACGATGGAACTCCCCTCGCTGTCGCTCCACGATCGGACGAGTCGATACGAGGAGCGGTTGAACGCCGGGCTGGCCCAGCCGGGGCTCGCCCGCGATCTCACGGCCCGGCTCTTTCCGATCGTCTGGGCGCGGGGCTACGCCCAGTACGGGGGCGCGCCGATCCAGAACGTCCTGGCGAACCGCCACGTCGAACTCATGGCGAACGATGCGGCAGTGGCTCAGCAGGCGGCGGTCTTCGGCCAGGCGGACCCGGCGGGCCGCCGTGGCGTGAGCGTCGCCGCCATGGATGTCGCCACACGGGACGCTTTTACGGGAGCCGAGGAGATGCTGAAGTCCCAGGTCAGCAAGCCACGGGGTGACCAGAAGGGAGCTGGCGAGGTCGAGGGGTCCCCGTCGGTTTCGCTACCGAGCGTCGTCGACAACGAACAGTCGGTCGACGCGAACCACACCGCCGACGAGGCCTTCCTGGACTACGTTGCGGGCCACGATGGTCCGGGTCTGGAATCGACCGTCGACGATGTCTATCGAGCCGACGTGCGCGTCGAGACCCGTTCCCGGCCGATCGACACCGAGCGGGTGGCTGCCGAACCGCCGCCATCGAACGGGACCTATCTCGGCCGGACCCTCCACACTGACGAGTGGCTGGCGGACGGCCACTGGGAGTCCGGCCACGGTTCGACCCTCCGGACCTACGAGGGGCAGGTGATCGAGGAACGACGGGTCACCAAATGGTGGGTCCAGAACGGCTCGCTCGCGTTGACCGAGGCGGTAGATCACACAACCCACGCCGTCGAACTAACACTTTCCTGTCGGTACCAGCCGCCGGGAATCGCGCCGGACCGACCCGATGATCGGTGTCCCTTCGGGGCCGAGGTGCGCGAGCAACTGGCCGAGGACGGGTCCGACCGCCTGCTCTCGGGGTCGGCGCTCTCGAATCGGGCACAGGCGGCCGTCGACGGTGACGGCGAGTCGGGCTGGGAGCCGATCGACCTGGACCCGCCCGAAACCGTTCGGAACCGGGCCCAGCGGGAGACTGGCGAACTTCGACGGGCCGTCCGAGACATTTCAGTGAGCGTCGAGACTCGCTCGGTCGCGAGTTCCACGAACCCGGCTCGAAAACTGCGAAAAGCGATCGCTGCCCGTCGAGGGGCGCTCCTTGAGACACCCGCCAGCTACGACTCGGCGGCGGATCGAGCGGTCGCCGCCACCCGACAGACGTACCTCGACCGACTCACCGACCGCCTGGGGGACCGAACCCCCAAGGTCCAGCAGGCACAGGCCGCGTTCTCGGATCAGCTCCAGTCCCACGCGATTCCGAGCGAACCGCCCGAACGATCCACCCCCACACGGGCCCCGTACGTGGCCGGGGTAGACACCGGCCCGGCGTATCTCTCCGCTGACCCGCCCTCGGCGACCGACCCATCGATCGACGTTCGGAACGTGAACCTCTTTACGGTCCCCTACGGGGATGCAGCCGATGCCGTCACCGAGCAGGTCGAAGGTGTTGGGTCCCGAGAGGTTACCCTCCGGACCGCGGCCCAGACGCTCGCAGCGGTCGACTCACGGGATTCCGTGTCCGGCCGCGAGGTCCGTGCGCTCCGTCGCGAGGTCGAGGGCTCGGTGGCGAGTGCCACGGCCCGCTACCGGTCGGTCCTGGAAGCGGAACTGGGGTCCCACGAAGCCGATCGGGTCGTCACCACTGCCACGAACCGGTATCCCGACACCGCGTCCCGGGCGCTCGCGATCACGGACGGGCGACTGGCGCGGGCCATCGGCGACTCGCTTCCGGCGGGGGTGCCATCCCACGAGCGGGATCGGCTGCGCGTGGCCCTCCGGGTCGCCGGGACCGAGATCCAGTCCGAATCCGAGGTACAGGTCTCCCAGGACCTGGTCGAGGAAGCCCGTGTGGCGGTCGAATCCGGCTCGAATCCCGTCGTCTCGGAGACGGCCAAGGCGGCCGGCGAGAAAGTCGGGACGGCAGCCTGGGAGAAGGCCACTGACTCCTCGGTCACAAAGCTCCCCGCCGGGCTGCCGCTGTTGCCGATGCCCGGCTCCTGGTATGCCACCGCGAACGCCTGGACGGTCTCGGTTCGGGGGTCCTACGAGCAGGTCAGTGTTCGCACGCGTCGGGCCGCACCCGGCAGCGCAGAGAACGGGACGGTCAAATACGTCCGGGAGGACAGCCCTGTCCGACTGGACCTCGATCGGGATGGGCATCCCGACCGTCTCGGCTCCAATCGCGCGATCGACTTCGAGGCCCAGACGGGCGTGGTCATCGTGGTCCCGCCGGGCAAGACCGGCGTGGGCGATCGCGGTGGCGACGCGATCGAGGAGTCCCCAGGCTGGTGA
- a CDS encoding DUF7283 family protein gives MFDVPADTTWLWVGLVLVSATMLGVALSLPTAPPDAERTASTIDSVAATDYPGSATIDLRAEAVKIGPERVSLRGAGGTAHADIQYGPVTPVPPNSRLERVLDGQSPAAVFDGSIAFAGAAERATGRPASWRENSETLRVRQVTYGEVNRVLVGA, from the coding sequence ATGTTCGACGTTCCCGCCGACACGACGTGGCTCTGGGTCGGCCTGGTGCTCGTCTCGGCGACCATGCTGGGTGTGGCCCTCAGCCTTCCCACGGCTCCGCCGGACGCCGAGCGCACGGCGTCGACGATCGACTCGGTTGCGGCGACCGACTATCCCGGTTCGGCCACGATCGACCTGCGAGCCGAGGCCGTCAAGATCGGCCCGGAGCGGGTCAGCCTCAGGGGCGCTGGTGGCACGGCCCACGCGGACATCCAGTATGGGCCGGTCACGCCGGTGCCGCCCAATTCGAGGCTCGAACGCGTGCTCGACGGGCAGTCCCCGGCAGCGGTCTTCGACGGATCGATCGCGTTCGCCGGGGCGGCGGAACGCGCAACCGGGCGGCCGGCGTCCTGGCGCGAGAACAGCGAGACCTTGCGGGTTCGACAGGTAACTTACGGGGAGGTGAACCGTGTTCTCGTCGGCGCGTAG
- a CDS encoding radical SAM protein translates to MTAPRDLSVTIVDGYVDEPAHFGVPPYVATYPRYTAGALRDAGVPAESITYHTIDGLREDNTGWRDVEAADLLIYLGGMTVPGSYVGGTPAEPDEARKLAWTATGTAIAGGPVRFGVGEQNEGGTETTRTDLDFDFLAMADVEAAVYDLVKSGLEGFSDRYRDLGEADRWAELGAFVVDQHPDHPAGLIAEIETARGCAFRCSFCTEPMYGDPSFRDPEAIHAEVAALADQGVRHFRLGRQADILAYGGDGERPNPDALEALYAGIRAAAPDLETLHMDNMNPVTIVNYPEAARAALAVIATYNTPGDTAAFGVESADPVVQEANDLLVTPDEAFEAVKLVNEVGGWRPGEDESVAPSIDPDVPTRLPTLLPGINFVHGLAGEREATFEHNRAFLDRLLESGLMVRRINIRQVMAFEGTEMESTGADLADAHKKQFKEYRAAVRKEVDVPMLERVAPPGTVLPDVRTEYQEGEYTFGRQAGTYPLLVGIPGEHPLGEFLDVAVVDHGPRSVTAVPYPLSIDEAGMDTLTAIPGIGSATAGDIFVGRPYESLEAVPGWEKLEPYVGATRSPPR, encoded by the coding sequence ATGACTGCTCCCCGCGACCTGTCGGTGACCATCGTCGACGGGTACGTCGACGAACCGGCCCACTTCGGGGTGCCCCCCTACGTCGCCACCTATCCCCGGTACACTGCCGGGGCCCTCCGGGACGCCGGCGTGCCGGCCGAGTCGATCACCTACCACACGATCGACGGCCTGCGCGAGGACAACACCGGCTGGCGGGACGTCGAAGCGGCGGATCTCCTGATCTACCTCGGCGGCATGACGGTGCCGGGAAGCTACGTCGGGGGAACCCCGGCGGAACCCGACGAGGCAAGAAAACTCGCCTGGACGGCGACTGGCACCGCGATCGCCGGCGGCCCGGTCCGATTCGGCGTCGGCGAGCAAAACGAGGGCGGCACCGAGACGACCCGGACCGATCTCGACTTCGACTTCCTCGCGATGGCCGACGTGGAGGCCGCGGTCTACGATCTCGTAAAGAGCGGTCTGGAGGGGTTTTCCGACCGCTATCGCGATCTCGGTGAGGCGGACCGGTGGGCCGAACTGGGCGCGTTCGTCGTCGACCAGCATCCGGACCACCCGGCGGGACTCATCGCCGAGATCGAGACGGCCCGTGGGTGTGCCTTCCGCTGTTCGTTCTGCACCGAACCCATGTACGGCGACCCCTCGTTTCGCGATCCCGAAGCGATCCACGCGGAGGTCGCCGCGCTCGCCGACCAGGGGGTCAGACACTTCCGTCTGGGTCGACAGGCCGACATTCTGGCCTACGGCGGTGACGGCGAGCGGCCGAATCCGGACGCGCTGGAAGCCCTGTACGCGGGGATTCGTGCGGCCGCCCCTGACCTGGAAACCCTCCACATGGACAACATGAACCCCGTCACCATCGTGAACTATCCCGAAGCCGCCCGGGCGGCGTTGGCGGTCATCGCGACCTACAACACGCCGGGGGATACGGCCGCGTTCGGGGTGGAGAGCGCCGATCCGGTGGTGCAGGAAGCGAACGATCTCCTGGTGACGCCGGACGAGGCCTTCGAGGCCGTGAAACTGGTGAACGAGGTCGGCGGCTGGCGACCGGGCGAGGACGAGTCGGTCGCCCCCTCGATCGATCCCGACGTGCCGACCCGGTTGCCGACCCTGTTGCCGGGGATCAACTTCGTCCACGGCCTCGCTGGTGAGCGCGAGGCGACCTTCGAGCACAACCGGGCGTTTCTGGACCGCCTCCTCGAATCGGGGCTTATGGTCCGTCGGATCAACATTCGCCAGGTGATGGCCTTCGAGGGCACGGAGATGGAATCGACCGGTGCGGACCTCGCAGACGCCCACAAGAAGCAGTTCAAGGAGTACCGGGCCGCCGTTCGCAAGGAGGTCGACGTGCCGATGCTCGAACGGGTCGCCCCGCCGGGGACCGTGCTCCCGGACGTGCGCACCGAGTACCAGGAAGGTGAGTACACCTTCGGCCGACAGGCCGGGACGTATCCGCTCCTCGTCGGGATTCCCGGCGAGCATCCGCTGGGGGAGTTCCTCGACGTCGCCGTGGTCGATCACGGGCCCCGGTCAGTGACTGCCGTTCCCTATCCCCTGTCGATCGACGAGGCGGGGATGGACACACTCACTGCGATTCCGGGAATCGGATCGGCCACGGCTGGGGACATTTTCGTTGGCCGTCCCTACGAGTCACTCGAAGCGGTACCGGGATGGGAGAAACTCGAACCGTACGTCGGGGCTACTCGAAGTCCTCCTCGATGA
- a CDS encoding DUF5791 family protein, with product MTEPPLTAFLRVPERCADPITVSLESFETLRREYRAVLATVVRAAGVDAVAAATGLDREPVASLQASTDASSTPSLTIDSAAAILAVESSLSEAEIGERIREDLQVEMARVPIDLTALVDAHALGDRTTLRAQLAGQRPLSLRSYARIRAILWDSARS from the coding sequence ATGACCGAGCCGCCACTGACGGCATTTTTGCGGGTTCCCGAGCGATGTGCGGACCCGATCACTGTCTCGCTGGAGAGTTTCGAGACGCTCCGTCGCGAGTATCGGGCGGTCCTGGCTACGGTGGTGCGAGCCGCGGGCGTCGACGCCGTGGCTGCGGCGACGGGGCTGGATCGGGAGCCGGTGGCGTCACTGCAGGCTTCTACGGACGCATCGTCGACGCCATCGCTGACGATCGATTCGGCGGCCGCGATTCTCGCCGTCGAGTCTTCGCTGTCCGAAGCCGAGATCGGCGAGCGGATCCGGGAGGACCTGCAAGTCGAAATGGCGCGGGTCCCGATCGATCTGACGGCGCTGGTAGACGCTCACGCGCTCGGCGATCGAACGACACTCCGTGCCCAACTGGCTGGCCAACGGCCACTCTCGCTCCGCTCGTACGCCCGCATTCGGGCGATCCTCTGGGACAGCGCGCGATCGTAA
- a CDS encoding TRAM domain-containing protein yields MEISDELLCLFNGEVTTTEDGYVVEIPEREVENGTIDPESVYRVAIIARGGKPSEGGESAETTVPSEPQPPVEEGEIRYVEIEDIGKQGDGIARVERGYVIIVPGAEMGERVKIEITEVKSNFAVGDVIEEDFE; encoded by the coding sequence ATGGAAATCTCTGATGAACTCCTCTGTCTGTTCAACGGGGAAGTCACCACGACCGAGGACGGCTACGTCGTGGAGATCCCCGAGCGGGAAGTCGAGAACGGCACGATCGACCCCGAATCGGTCTACCGCGTCGCGATCATCGCCCGTGGGGGCAAACCCAGTGAGGGCGGCGAGTCCGCGGAGACGACTGTCCCGTCGGAACCCCAGCCGCCGGTCGAAGAGGGCGAGATCCGGTACGTCGAGATCGAGGACATCGGCAAGCAGGGCGACGGGATCGCTCGCGTCGAGCGAGGCTATGTCATCATCGTGCCCGGTGCGGAAATGGGCGAGCGCGTGAAAATCGAGATCACCGAAGTGAAGTCGAACTTCGCGGTGGGGGACGTCATCGAGGAGGACTTCGAGTAG
- a CDS encoding DUF7284 family protein, producing MSERGVSTVLDVVLGLLLVGLAAGVLVTSIPQPADPPTEDGTPSVLGSTLTVEYETSAGAHSVEATVGTLLRDAILASHGSQTPRTAAFRSAVETTVSSHLETHGLPVQLVGSCRGTESTDPLVVGPAPPGDQVVRATVYQVPAPASATEQCEPVVVVRRWSR from the coding sequence ATGAGCGAGCGCGGCGTGAGCACGGTGCTCGATGTCGTGCTCGGGCTCCTCCTGGTCGGTCTCGCGGCGGGCGTTCTCGTCACCTCGATTCCCCAGCCCGCCGACCCACCGACCGAGGACGGGACCCCGTCTGTCCTCGGGAGCACGCTCACGGTCGAGTACGAGACGTCCGCCGGAGCTCATTCCGTCGAGGCGACGGTGGGCACACTGCTCAGGGACGCCATCCTGGCCAGTCACGGTTCACAGACGCCACGGACGGCTGCGTTCCGTTCGGCCGTCGAGACGACGGTGAGCAGTCACCTGGAGACCCACGGCCTGCCAGTTCAGCTGGTCGGGAGCTGTCGGGGCACCGAGTCGACCGATCCACTCGTCGTCGGCCCGGCCCCGCCTGGCGACCAGGTGGTCCGGGCGACGGTGTACCAGGTTCCAGCCCCAGCCAGTGCCACCGAGCAGTGTGAGCCGGTGGTCGTCGTCCGGCGGTGGTCGCGATGA